DNA sequence from the Carnobacterium funditum DSM 5970 genome:
AACTATTTGAATGTTGCCCTCTTCATCCAACTGCATAACACCAATCACTAGATGATTAATCAACTCATTGATCCGCTCTTTGTTTTGAGTGATTTCTTGCATTTGATTTTCTAAACTCTCAGCTAACTCATTGATAGTTTGACCAAGTTTATTTACTTCGCCGTAGCCATTCCCTCTAAAACGTGCTTCATACTGATTACTAGATAATTTCCTTGCTACGTTCATAACTTCTTCGATGGGTTTAGCAATATATTTTGCAGTTAAAAAAGTAATGCCTGCTGTCAATAACAATGCTAAAATGCTAAATGTCAAAATAGACTGCAGAATTTGCCCATTTAATTGGTTCATTTCTGCTAATGGCTTAGCTAAACGAAGGACACCTATCAACTGCCCGGACTGATCTATTATTGGCTGCGCAACATAATAAAGTGTTTTTTTGGTCGTTTCACTTATTCTAGTAGCTGTTCCTTGGGGTTCTCCCTTTATTATTGCTTGTATCTCTTCACGGTTACGATGATTTTCTAACGATGTATCATCATCTATTGCAGAATCATAAATAACTACACCTTTTAAATCAATCAACGTAATTCGTTGATTGGTATATTCTTTTACTTTCAATGCTTGTTTTTTCAAATCAGGAAAAGCAAGTCTATCTTCTACTACACCATTAAAGTTACTTAAAACTAGTTTAGACTGTCCTATTAAATCTTCTTGTTGACTCTCAGTTGCATAGTTTTGCATTAATCGAGTTGAAAAAAAAACCACACATCCTCCAAAAATAATGAACAATGCCATAAAAATAGTCAAAACTTGAGTTTGCATCTTTTTCATAGTTTCGGAGCCTCAAACTTGTATCCAAAACCTCTTACTGTACGAATATAAACTGGATTTTTAGTATCGGTTTCAATTTTTTCTCTGATATGACTGATATGAGCATCTACAATTCTAGTTTCTCCTATATAATCGAAATTCCATATCGCGTTTAATAATTGTTCACGACTTAAAACACGATTTATTCGTTTCGACATATACAATAAAAGTTCGAACTCTTTTGGAGTCAACTCAATAGGTTCTTTGCGAACCGTCACTTTATATTGACTAGGGAATATGCAAATCTCTCCAATTGTTAGTTTCTCACTATTGTCTTCTTTTTTTTCTATCTTTTCTTTAGCCGCCAACTGAGGTTGAATGCGCCTCATGATAGCTTTCATTCTAGCTAAAACTTCTCGTGGACTAAACGGTTTAGTCATATAATCATCTGCACCTAGTTCTAGCCCTATAATCTTGTCTAATTCATCATCTTTAGCCGTTAAAATCATAATGGGTGTATCAATCTTCTCTTGGCGCAACTTTTTGCAAACTTCCATACCGTTCATTAAAGGCATCATCAAATCCAAAATAATAAAATCATACTTGTTAGCTAGAGCTAATGAATAGCCTGCTAGTCCGTCTAATGCTGTCTGTACTTGATACCCTTCTTTTTCTAAATTAAAAGTTAGTAGAGTCAATATCGATTGTTCATCATCAACAATTAAAACTTTTTTCATAGCTTTCCTCCATCTGATAATTTCAACTTCTTATATTCTTTTTTATTTATTTGAAAGTAGCACTATCCCGATTTCATGTGGTGAATCTGCATAAAGCGCAGTCTCAGTTAATCTCAACTCTCCATCTGGACCTTTTATTTTCAAATGACAATAAACACTGTTCTTCGATAAGGCTTGGTAAAAGTCATCTTCCGTTTCTAATTCTTGATTATTACATGAAATTAAGGTATCTCCTACAATCACACCCATTTTTTCAGCTGGTGTATCCGGGCGAACTGCAATAACTTTCATTCCTTCATTTGCTGCTCCAAATAAAAACGTCCAATTATTTTCACGACGACGATGACGGTACAAAATAATCATTCCACCTACAGGTAATAGGATTAATCCTGCAAGCCCTGCATAAATACTCCATATAGAGCCAACGGCAGCTAGACTTGTTAAGATTGTTAATACAACAAAATCTTTAACTAACACACGCACGGCTTCCTTAGGCAGCTGTGTATGAACTGTTATGCGCATCCCTACTAGTACTGGCAATAAGAAAAAAGAATAGTTCTGATTTCCAAGTGCAAATACAGGCCACCAATCAAAAAATGCTCCAAAACTTTCACCGGGAATAACGACTAATAACGGAATAACCCAAAAAGGTTTAATTTGATAACGCGCTATCTTTTTGCCACGTTTCGTTTTTAAGAACCAAGGTGTTAACTTTTTGGGTGATTCTTTTTTAATAACGAGTAGTGACATACCTAATAAGAATACTGTTATCAAAAGTATATTTGTTACTAAATTAGAATTAACCCATTGTAGTTGTTCTAAAGGTTGATACCATCCTTTAGGCAAAAAACTGAAAGAAAATTCAATTCCAAGGGCTTTTACACCAAGTAAAACAAGTGTGGTTAAAGAAAAAGTGAAAAGTGGGCTAATAAAACGATAACCAATAAGTAACAATAAAATAGCTACTATTTCATAAACAATAATCCAATCCATTGTGATAGGAATCCCTATTGCAATGCTCAATACGGACCCAATTAATCCCGCAATCAAACCAAATAACAAAAACTGTTTTAATTCAAACAGTTCTTTATAGATTGCTACCCGGTGATTTGACCTTTCATTCTTTATTCTTTTATAACTTGTACTAATTGCTAAAATCAATCCTATTAAAAATACCGGTTGAATAAAGAATACTAGTACCGCTATCAAAAAGTTTAGTATCAGTTGCATATACATTTTCATCCTCTCAGCTTCAGTTAGTTCATTTTTATTTAATTAATTATTTCTAATTTGAAGAATTAAATTCTGCTATTTCAAAAAATGAACTAGATAAGGTTTGCTTTCTTATAGCGTACCTATTTTAGGGGTAAATGTAAAATAGAAATGTGCTTTATTTTCAAGTTATTAAAAAATAATGTTAATAAAAATAAAAAAACTGAGATAAAAACACTTATTAGTGGTTTTCCTCAGCTTTTTAAATCGCATTTAGGTACGAAGATTTTTTATTTGTTTCGTTAGAAAGGAAGAAAACAACTATTCATTTACTCGTCCATATCCAACTACGTATTGTCCCCAATAATATTGGTTAATTTGTGCTACTGCTACACCTGAAGAAGTTTGTGCTCCAATAAAACTACCATTTCCTAAGTAAATACCAACATGATCAATACTTCCTGTTTGGTTAAAGAATACTAAGTCACCAGGTTTTGCTTCAGATTGAGAAACTTTTGTTGATGCAGAGTATTGTGCACTTGCAGTACGTGGCAAGCTAACTCCAGCTGCACTAAATGCATATTGAGTGAAACCTGAGCAATCGAAACCTGCAGTGGTTACTCCACCATACAAATAGGGTGTCCCTTGAACTCCAAAGGCTGCTCCTTGAACACTTCCCCAAGAACCTCCTGAAATTGGAAGAGATACGGCTGTTGCTACTTTAGGTTTCTTTTGAGTGGTTGCTACTATTTTTTCTGCTGTAGCTTTTTCTGATGTAGTGCTCGTATTTACAACTCTAGCATTTTTAGCTTCCGCAAGCTCTCTTGCTGCTTTTTCAGCATTTTCTTTCGTTGCTAGTAGCTGTGTTTTTTCCTTTTCAACTGACGATTTTTCAGCTGCAATAGTTGCTACAACAGCCTCTTTTTCTAATTGTTGTTGCATTAAATCTGTTTTAGCAGCCTCCAATTTAGCAGCTAAGACCGTTTGGCTTTTTAGATTTTCTTCATTTTCAGTTTTTTTCTCTGTAACTAAAGCTTTATCTTCAGCTTGTTGTTTAACTAAGTCTTGATTAGCGGAAACTAATTTAGATACAACATCTGCGCGACCTAGAACATCTGAAAAAGATTCAGATTCTAATAAAAAATCAACATAATTTTGAGTGTAACCATTTACTTGAACTGTACGAGCTTGTTCGGCTAACTTTTCTTCTCGTTCAGTAATAGCTGCATTTAAACCCTCTATTTGTTGGCTTAACTCTTTTAATGTTTTTTGAGTAGTGCTCATCTCAGCCATCAACAAAGCAGCATTTGCTTCATTTTTAGAGATATGATTTGTGATATCTGCTAATTCATTTGTTACAGCTTTTTTTTCACTCTCAAATTTTGTGATATTTTCATTTGTCGCGTTAATGTTATTCCCAACCTCTGCTTTGGCTGATAATGGTGCTAGATAAGTTGTGGCACCTATTGTCGCCGTTAAGAAAAGAGTTATTAGCTTCTTATTCAATTTTTTTGTCCTCCGTTTTTCCTAAATGCTATTTTTGATTACACTTTTAAAAATCTTCTGATTGAAATGGATGACCCTATAGCTCCAATTACTATTCCTACAGCCAACATTGCGCCGCCGATTTGATATAAGAACGGGATAGGTGTCAGTAATGCAAAGTACGTTCCTGATAAATAAGTTGTTCCAATATCATAAATGGTTACATAAAGGAAAGTGATAAAGGCTACTGGAATAACTGATCCAATAAAACCAATTAATGCTCCTTCAATTAAAAATGGCCATCTGATAAACCAGTTTGTTGCTCCAACTAACTTCATAATTTCAATCTCTGTTTTACGAGACATAATCGTAATTCGAATGGTATTAGAAATTAAGAAAACTGCCGTCAAAACTAAAGCACCAATGATGACTACTCCTACATTCCTAACCGTATTCATAGTCTTGAACAAGTTATCTGCTGTTGCCCCACCGTAATTCACTTTAGCTACATGCTCTAGTGTTTCAGATTTTTCTGCAACTGCCGCAGTATTTTCAGGCGAAGCGGTATTTACAATAAATACGTCATATAGTGGATTGTCATCGCCTTGGAAGAGGTTAAATTCGTTACCATAACTTCCAACCACTTGTTTCAGTTCACTTTCTCTACTAGAAAACTCAACTGTATCTACATTATCTAAAGCTGTTAGTTCAGTTTCTAATTTTTTTTGCTCTTTTTCATCAGCAGCTAAATCAATATAAACTCGAACGCTCACATCATTCTCGATATCAGTTGCTAATTTATTCACATTCATCAGCATAGCCACAAATGATCCAACCAATAGCAAGGTTACTGCTACTGCACTGACCGCTGCAAGAGACATCCAGCCGTTTCTTTTCAGACTTTTCAAACTTTCAACGATGTGTCTTTTTATTGTTCTAAATTTCATATCCGTAGTCTCCTTCCAATTGGTCTCGGACAATGCGTCCATTCTCAACCGCAAGTACACGGTGTTTAACGACATTTACGATTTGGCTATTATGAGTTGCCATAATAACGGTTGTTCCTTGATTATTGATTTCTTCTAGAATTGCCATGATTTCCATTGAGGTATCAGGATCCAAGTTTCCAGTCGGTTCGTCGGCAATCAATACACGCGGCATATTAGCGATTGCTCTAGCAATTGCTATCCGTTGTTGTTCTCCACCAGATAATTCAGTTGGGAACATTTTAATTTTATGTTTCAAGCCAACTAACTCCAACACTTCTAAAACACGTTTTTTGATTACTTTAGGACTTTTCTCAACTACTTCCATTGCGTACGCAATGTTTTCATAGACAGTCATTCTTGGTAATAATTTAAAGTCTTGGAAAACTACACCAACATGTCGTCTCAAATAGGGAATATCTTTATCCTTCATAGTTACTAAATCAAATTCTCCAACTTTGATTGTACCTTTCGTTGCTCTTTCTTCACGGTACATCATTTTTATAAACGTTGACTTACCAGCTCCACTCGGGCCAACAACATAAACAAATTCACCTTGTTCAATGCGAACGGTTAATCCATTAACTGCAGTAATACCATTGGGATACTTTTTGTAGACATTTAGCATTTCAATCATCATATCACCTAACTTTTTTTAATTTTCTTATTTGAGTTTGTTTTTTGTTTTCAATTACTGTTTTTGGATAAGGGACTATTTATATACGGTATAGAGATTATGAACGACTTTCCGTCATTTAATGCTTACTCATTATAGCACTCAAAAAAACAATGTCTGTTGTAGTTTGTTTACAAATACATTTCATTGCGTCACATTACTGTAATGAAGTGTATTATTTAGATGCAAATTGTATTAATCATTCTCATTTACCACTTAATTATCATTTATAACAATAAATAGGGATAGAAACATCTATATTTTTTATTTATTCAGTTATATTTGGGTTTAGATATCATTCATTTTTTTTATTTACAAAAAAAAAAATCTGTCAATGGATAATAATTGACAGAAATTTGACAGAGCTCATCTAATCTTAATTATCTGGTGCTAACGTACTTCTTAAATAGGCTTGAATGAAAGAATCAATGTCTCCATCCATTACATTCGTAATGTTACCTGTTTCGTGGTTTGTCCGATGATCTTTGACCATCGTATATGGATGGAAAACATAAGATCTAATTTGAGATCCCCAACCTATTTCCTTTTGTTCTCCCCTGATTTCAGCCATTTCCTTTTCTTTCTTTTCAATATCTAGTTGATGCAATTTAGCTTTTAACATCCCCATAGCTTGATCTCGGTTTTTCATTTGTGAGCGTTGAGCTTGGCTTGCTACAACAATTCCAGTTGGAATATGTGTAATCCGAATGGCAGAATCTGTTTTATTAATGTGCTGTCCGCCAGCTCCACTCGCGCGATAAGTATCTACTCTCAAATCATCTGAGTTGATTTCAATATCTATATCTCCTTCTAATTCCGGGATAACATCAATAGAGACAAAAGAAGTATGTCTTCTTCCGGCTGAATCGAATGGTGAGATACGAACTAGACGATGAACACCTTTTTCAGCTTTCAGGTAACCATAGGCATTGTGTCCTTTAATCAATAAAGTCACACTTTTTATTCCTGCTTCATCTCCAGCTTGATAATCAAGAGTGTCAACTTTAAACCCTCTTTTATCAGCCCACCGGGTATACATACGTAGCAACATGCTACCCCAGTCTTGTGATTCTGTTCCCCCAGCTCCAGGATGTAATTCAAGTATCGCATTATTTTTATCGTACGGTTCGCTTAAAAGCATATCTAATTCATATTGCTCAAGCGTCTTAAAGAAATCTGTACTTTCTTTTTCTAATTCTTCTTCTAAATCTGGGTCTTTTTCTTCTTTGACCATTTCAAGCATGAGCTCTAATTCTTCTTGCTTTTCTTCTAATTGCTTAAAACTTGTATAGGTTTCTTTCATAACGTTCGCTTCATTAATTAAAGCTTGCGCTTTTTGCGCATTATCCCAAAAAGTAGGTTCTGTCATTTTGTGATCAAATCCAGCAATATTTTGTTCCATATTTTCTAAGTCAAAGAGACCTCCTGAAGCCTGCAATTTTTTCCTTTGCTGCTTCTACTTTATTTCTAATTTCGCTTATTTCCATTTTTATTACCCCTTATTAAAAATTATTTAGTGAGAAAAACACGATTTGCTAATCAAATCGTGTTTTTCTTTTTTAACTTTTAGTTTAAACTTTTCCGTGACAGTTTTTGTATTTTTTACCACTGCCACATGGACAGGGGTCGTTGCGTCCTACTTTTGTTCCATCAACGGTTACTGGCTTTTTTTTTGCTTCTTTCACAACTTCACCATCACCAGCTGAACGAGCTGTCGTGCCTTTGGCTACTTGTTCTCTTTGTAAATTTTGCCGAATTTGAGACTTCATTAATAATCTAGTGACATCATAGTCGATAGCAGCTATCATTTCTTCAAACAATCTGAATCCTTCTGTTTGGTACTCAACTAACGGATTCGATTGACCATACGCTACTAAACCAATACCTTGACGCAATTGATCCATTGTATCAATGTGGTCTGTCCATTTGCTATCTACTACGCGTAAGATAACGACTTTTTCAAATTCTAATACTTGCTCTGTTCCGTTCAATTGTTGTTCTTTTTCAGCATAAATTTCTTTCGCTGCATCTAATAAGGTTGTCTGAATTTCAAC
Encoded proteins:
- a CDS encoding response regulator transcription factor, with protein sequence MKKVLIVDDEQSILTLLTFNLEKEGYQVQTALDGLAGYSLALANKYDFIILDLMMPLMNGMEVCKKLRQEKIDTPIMILTAKDDELDKIIGLELGADDYMTKPFSPREVLARMKAIMRRIQPQLAAKEKIEKKEDNSEKLTIGEICIFPSQYKVTVRKEPIELTPKEFELLLYMSKRINRVLSREQLLNAIWNFDYIGETRIVDAHISHIREKIETDTKNPVYIRTVRGFGYKFEAPKL
- a CDS encoding PDZ domain-containing protein — translated: MQLILNFLIAVLVFFIQPVFLIGLILAISTSYKRIKNERSNHRVAIYKELFELKQFLLFGLIAGLIGSVLSIAIGIPITMDWIIVYEIVAILLLLIGYRFISPLFTFSLTTLVLLGVKALGIEFSFSFLPKGWYQPLEQLQWVNSNLVTNILLITVFLLGMSLLVIKKESPKKLTPWFLKTKRGKKIARYQIKPFWVIPLLVVIPGESFGAFFDWWPVFALGNQNYSFFLLPVLVGMRITVHTQLPKEAVRVLVKDFVVLTILTSLAAVGSIWSIYAGLAGLILLPVGGMIILYRHRRRENNWTFLFGAANEGMKVIAVRPDTPAEKMGVIVGDTLISCNNQELETEDDFYQALSKNSVYCHLKIKGPDGELRLTETALYADSPHEIGIVLLSNK
- a CDS encoding C40 family peptidase — its product is MNKKLITLFLTATIGATTYLAPLSAKAEVGNNINATNENITKFESEKKAVTNELADITNHISKNEANAALLMAEMSTTQKTLKELSQQIEGLNAAITEREEKLAEQARTVQVNGYTQNYVDFLLESESFSDVLGRADVVSKLVSANQDLVKQQAEDKALVTEKKTENEENLKSQTVLAAKLEAAKTDLMQQQLEKEAVVATIAAEKSSVEKEKTQLLATKENAEKAARELAEAKNARVVNTSTTSEKATAEKIVATTQKKPKVATAVSLPISGGSWGSVQGAAFGVQGTPYLYGGVTTAGFDCSGFTQYAFSAAGVSLPRTASAQYSASTKVSQSEAKPGDLVFFNQTGSIDHVGIYLGNGSFIGAQTSSGVAVAQINQYYWGQYVVGYGRVNE
- the ftsX gene encoding permease-like cell division protein FtsX codes for the protein MKFRTIKRHIVESLKSLKRNGWMSLAAVSAVAVTLLLVGSFVAMLMNVNKLATDIENDVSVRVYIDLAADEKEQKKLETELTALDNVDTVEFSSRESELKQVVGSYGNEFNLFQGDDNPLYDVFIVNTASPENTAAVAEKSETLEHVAKVNYGGATADNLFKTMNTVRNVGVVIIGALVLTAVFLISNTIRITIMSRKTEIEIMKLVGATNWFIRWPFLIEGALIGFIGSVIPVAFITFLYVTIYDIGTTYLSGTYFALLTPIPFLYQIGGAMLAVGIVIGAIGSSISIRRFLKV
- the ftsE gene encoding cell division ATP-binding protein FtsE, translating into MIEMLNVYKKYPNGITAVNGLTVRIEQGEFVYVVGPSGAGKSTFIKMMYREERATKGTIKVGEFDLVTMKDKDIPYLRRHVGVVFQDFKLLPRMTVYENIAYAMEVVEKSPKVIKKRVLEVLELVGLKHKIKMFPTELSGGEQQRIAIARAIANMPRVLIADEPTGNLDPDTSMEIMAILEEINNQGTTVIMATHNSQIVNVVKHRVLAVENGRIVRDQLEGDYGYEI
- the prfB gene encoding peptide chain release factor 2 (programmed frameshift), which translates into the protein MEISEIRNKVEAAKEKIAGFGGLFDLENMEQNIAGFDHKMTEPTFWDNAQKAQALINEANVMKETYTSFKQLEEKQEELELMLEMVKEEKDPDLEEELEKESTDFFKTLEQYELDMLLSEPYDKNNAILELHPGAGGTESQDWGSMLLRMYTRWADKRGFKVDTLDYQAGDEAGIKSVTLLIKGHNAYGYLKAEKGVHRLVRISPFDSAGRRHTSFVSIDVIPELEGDIDIEINSDDLRVDTYRASGAGGQHINKTDSAIRITHIPTGIVVASQAQRSQMKNRDQAMGMLKAKLHQLDIEKKEKEMAEIRGEQKEIGWGSQIRSYVFHPYTMVKDHRTNHETGNITNVMDGDIDSFIQAYLRSTLAPDN